The stretch of DNA GCCCCGACCGTGGCCGTCGCGAACGTCGTCGGCAGCACGCTGGCCCGCGAGGCGTCGCACGTCCTCTACACCCGCGCCGGTCCCGAGATCGCCGTGTGCTCCACGAAGGCGTACGTGACGCAGCTCGCGGCCATGGCGATGTTCGCCGCGGCCCTCGGCGACGCGCGCGGGACGCTCGCCGCGCCGGCCGTCACGTCGCTCATCCGGGGCCTGCGCGCGCTGCCGGCCCAGGCCCAGGCCGTGCTGCGGCTCGAGCCGGAGCTCATCCGGCTCGCGGAGCGCCTGCACGCGATCGAGGACGTCTTCTTCATCGGCCGCGGCCTCGACTACCCCGTGGCCATGGAGGGCTCCCTCAAATTCAAGGAGATCAGCTACATCCACTCGGAGGCGCTGGCCGGCGGGGAGCTCAAGCACGGCACGCTCGCGCTGGTCGTCCCGGGCGTCCTCATCGTCGCCCTGGCGACGCAGCCCGCGCTCGTGGACAAGATGGTCAGCAACATCCAGCAGGTGCGGGCCCGCGGGGCCGACGTCGTCGGCGTCGCGACGGCCGCGACGGCCGGTGCGGTGCGGCCGCACGTCGACACGCTCCTCGAACTGCCGGCGACCGAGCCGCTCCTCGCGCCGGTGTTGAGCGTGATTCCGCTGCAACTCTTCGCCTATCACGTGGCGCGGCTGCGGGGCAACGACGTCGACCAGCCCCGCAACCTCGCGAAGAGCGTGACCGTCGAGTGAAGATCCTCGTGACCGGCGGCGCCGGGTTCATCGGCTCGCACGTGGCCGAGACCTACCGCGCCGCCGGGCACGACGTTGCCGTGGTCGATATCGTGACCGGGCTCGATCGCACGCCCCCCGGCATCCGGTGTCACCGCGTAGACATCGCCCGCCCCGAGCTCGACGCGGTGTTCGCGGGCGAGCACCCCGACGCGGTCTCGCACCATGCCGCGCAGGCGAACGTCCGGCGGTCCCTCGCCGATCCGGCCGCCGACGCCGCGACGAACGTGCTGGGGACGCTGCGCGTGCTGGAGGCCTCGGTCCGGCACGGGGTCCGCCAGGTCGTCTTCTCCTCGACCGCCGGCGCGCTCTACGGCGACCCGCGCCGGCTGCCGGTCCGCGAAGACGATCCCGTGCTGCCGACGTCGCCCTATGGGCTGCACAAGTATCTCGGCGAGCAGTACATGGCGTACTATCGCCGGATCCACGGGCTCAACACGACGGTGCTGCGCTACGCCAACGTCTACGGACCGCGCCAGGACCCGTCGAGCGAAGCCGGAGTCGTGGCCATTTTCAGCGAGGCGATGCTCCGGGGCCGGCGGGCCACGATCTTCGGCGACGGGACCCAGGTGCGGGACTTCGTGTACGTGGGCGACGTCGCGGACGCCAACCTCCGGGTCCTCGGGCGCGCGCTCCAAGAGCCGCTCCACGTCGGCTCGGGGGCGGGCACGTCGGTGAACGACCTCGCGGATCGGCTCCGGGCGCTCACCGGATCGGACGCGGCACCCGGCTACGGGGCGGCGATTCCCGGCGAAGTCCACCGGATTTTCCTCGACATCGGTCGGATCCGCGAGACGCTCGGGTGGGAGCCGCGCGTCTCGCTGGAGGACGGGCTCCGGCGTACCGTTGAGTGGTTCCGGGCGCGGGTGCCGGAGGGGGCACCGGCGGACCGTCGAACACCGTAGGAGGCCCACGCCATGCCGCGTCAAGGAGCCGTGCCGATGATCGACCAGGAACTGCTCGACATTCTCGCGTGTCCGGTCTGCAAGACGCCGGTGCGACAGGAGGGCGACCGGCTCGTCTGCGTACAGTGCGGGCGCCGCTATCCGATCCGGGACGGCATCCCGGTCATGCTCATCGACGAGGCGGAGCCGCGCCCGGCCTAGGCGGCGACGGGCGTCTCTTTCCGGCGGGTACGATGATTCGCGGCATCGGCATCGACATCATCGAGGTGGACCGCATCCGGCGCGCCACCGTCCGGTGGGGTGATGTGTTTCTCTCCCGGGTCTTCACGCCGCGCGAGCGCGGGTACGCTGGCGCGTCGCGCTCCGCCGCGGAACGTCTGGCCGGACGGTTCGCGGCGAAAGAGGCGGTGATGAAGGCCCTCGGGCTCGGCTTGCGCCGCATGGCGTGGCGCGAAATCGAGATCGAAGGCGATCCCCTCGGACGCCCCGTGGTCCGGCTGTCGGGTGGAGCGGCCGAGGCCGCGGCCCGGCTCGGGGTCCAGGCGTGGTTCGTGTCGATTTCCCACACGCGAGACCTGGCCGTCGCGCACGCCGTAGCGGAGTGACGCGGGCGGGATGAAACTCCCGACGCCGCAGGAGATGGCGGCGCTCGATCAGCGCACGCAGGAGACCGGCGTGCCCATTGCCGTGCTGATGGAGCACGCGGGCGCCCGGACGGCCGACGTCGCGCGGCGGCTGCTGGAGGGCCGAGGCGGCCGTCGCGTCGTGGTGCTGGCCGGCAAGGGGAACAACGGCGGCGACGGGCTCGTCGCCGCCCGCGATCTCGCCGGGGACACCCGGGTGACCGCGCTCCTCGCCGGGCCCGCCGCCGAGTTCGGCGGCGGGCCCGCGGCACATCTGGCGTCTCTTCGGCAGCGTCACATCCCGGTCGTCGAGGCCGCGGGTGTGACGCCGTCCGACATCGAGGCCGCCCTTCGCGACTGCGATCTCATCGTGGACGCGCTCTTCGGCACGGGCTTTCACGGGCCGGCCCGCGGCGTGCCCGCGGCCCTGATCGACGCGGCGAACCGGTCCGGGACGCCGATCCTCGCGGTCGACGTGCCGTCGGGCATCGACGCCGCGACGGGCCGCGCCGATCCACCGGTGATCCGGGCGGCGGCGACCGTCACGATGGGACTCCCCAAACTCGGGCTCGTGCAGTACCCCGCCGCCGCGTGCGCCGGCCGGCTCTTCGTCGCGGACATCGGCATTCCCGAAGCGGTGATCGATGCGGCGCCGATCCGCGCCGAGCTCATCCGCGCGGCGTGGGTCGACCGGATGGTTCCGCGCCGCGGTCCGGACAGCCACAAGGGCACGCACGGCCACGTCTTTGTCGTGGCCGGCGCGCGAGGGTTCGCGGGGGCCGCGGTGCTGACCGCCCGGGGCGCGATCCGCGGCGGCGCCGGGCTCGTGACGATCGCGATGCCGTCGTCGCTCGGCGCCGTCCCGACCACGTCCCTGCCGGAGGCGATGACGCTGCCGCTGCCGGAGACGGGCGCGGGCGCGCTCGGGGCGGCCGCAGAGGCCGTGATCCGCGACGCGGCCGCGGCGGCGGGCGGCACGCACACCGTCGTCGCCATCGGCCCGGGCCTCACGACCCATTCCGAGGCGGCCGCAGTCGTGCGGCGTCTCGTGCCGTCGCTGGCCTGTCCCCTCGTCGCGGACGCGGACGCGCTTAACGCCCTGGCGGAGGACGCCTCCCCCCTGCGCGACGCGCGGGGCCCCGTCGTCATTACGCCGCATCCGGGAGAACTGGCCCGGCTGATGGGCTCGTCGGTCGGCGAGATCCAGCGCGATCGCGTCGCGGCGGCGCGGTCCGCGGCGTCGTCGTTTGGGGCGGTGACCGTGCTCAAGGGCGCCCGGACGGTCGTGGCGGCGCCGGACGGCCGCGCCGGCATTATTCCGAGTGGCAACGGCGCGATGGCGACAGGTGGAATGGGCGACGTGCTGACCGGTGTGGTGGCGGCGCTCCTCGCACAACATCTGCCGCCGTGGGAGGCCGCGGCGTGCGCGGCATACCTGCACGGTCTGGCCGGCGATCTCGCCGCGCCCGGGGAGTTGGGATTGCTGGCCCACGAGGTCGCCGACGCGGTTCCTCGGGCGCTCGCGGCGGTCCGCGCCGGGTCGATCGACGACGGCATCGGCTATGTCGGATAGAGGCGCGCTGCGCGCCGGGTGGGCCGAGATCGACCTCGACGCGATTCGCCACAACGTGACCGCGTTGCGCGAGGTGCTGGTGCCGCCGGCGCGGCTCATGGTGGTGGTCAAGGCCAACGCCTACGGACACGGGGCCCTGGAGATCGCCCGGGCGGCGGCCGAGGCGGGGGCGTGGGGATTCGGCGTCGCCACCGTGGACGAGGGTGAGGAACTCCGGCGCGCTGGCGTCCGCGAACCGGTGGTCGTGCTCGACCTCACGATGCCCGACGAGGCCGGCCGCGTTCTGGCGTACGACCTCGCCGCGGGCGTCGCCGACCTTGAAGCCGCGCGGGCGTTGAGTGGTGCGGCGGCGGCCTCGGGGCGCGCGGCGCGGGTGCACCTCAAAATCGACACGGGGATGGGCCGGGCCGGGTGTTCGGCGGGCGAGGCTCCGTCCCTCGCCCGGGCGATGGCGGCCCTGCCGGGCATCGTGCTCGAAGGCGCCTACACGCACTTCCCCGCGGCCGATGACCCGGACCTGGAGCCGACGCGCGAGCAACTCCGCGTGTTTGCGGACACGCTCGCGTCGCTGCGCGCGGCCGGGATCACCGTGATGCTGCGCCATGCCGCCAACAGCGCCGGCGTTCTCGCCCTGCCCGAGGCGCATCTCGATCTCGTCCGGTGCGGGATCGCGGTCTACGGCATTGCGCCGGCGCCTCACCTTGGGCCCCGCGTGCCGCTGCGCCCGGCGATGCGGCTGTGCGGCCGCCTGGTCCAGACGAAACGCGTGCCCGCCGGCACGGCCGTCGGCTACGGCCGCGAATACCGCGCCCCGCGTGAGACGACGATTGCGACGGTTCCGCTCGGCTACGCGGACGGCTATCCGCGCGCGGCCTGGCGGCGGGCGGCCGTGCTCCTGCACGGCCGCCGCGTCC from bacterium encodes:
- the acpS gene encoding holo-ACP synthase, which encodes MIRGIGIDIIEVDRIRRATVRWGDVFLSRVFTPRERGYAGASRSAAERLAGRFAAKEAVMKALGLGLRRMAWREIEIEGDPLGRPVVRLSGGAAEAAARLGVQAWFVSISHTRDLAVAHAVAE
- a CDS encoding Trm112 family protein — encoded protein: MPRQGAVPMIDQELLDILACPVCKTPVRQEGDRLVCVQCGRRYPIRDGIPVMLIDEAEPRPA
- the alr gene encoding alanine racemase; translation: MSDRGALRAGWAEIDLDAIRHNVTALREVLVPPARLMVVVKANAYGHGALEIARAAAEAGAWGFGVATVDEGEELRRAGVREPVVVLDLTMPDEAGRVLAYDLAAGVADLEAARALSGAAAASGRAARVHLKIDTGMGRAGCSAGEAPSLARAMAALPGIVLEGAYTHFPAADDPDLEPTREQLRVFADTLASLRAAGITVMLRHAANSAGVLALPEAHLDLVRCGIAVYGIAPAPHLGPRVPLRPAMRLCGRLVQTKRVPAGTAVGYGREYRAPRETTIATVPLGYADGYPRAAWRRAAVLLHGRRVPIAGRVSMDQLTIDAGDLDVHRGDEAELWGSALPIEEVAAAAGTIPWELLVRVAARVPRVFVSGGAVRAVRTLVAGWETAGEVQGRTTS
- a CDS encoding NAD(P)H-hydrate dehydratase; protein product: MKLPTPQEMAALDQRTQETGVPIAVLMEHAGARTADVARRLLEGRGGRRVVVLAGKGNNGGDGLVAARDLAGDTRVTALLAGPAAEFGGGPAAHLASLRQRHIPVVEAAGVTPSDIEAALRDCDLIVDALFGTGFHGPARGVPAALIDAANRSGTPILAVDVPSGIDAATGRADPPVIRAAATVTMGLPKLGLVQYPAAACAGRLFVADIGIPEAVIDAAPIRAELIRAAWVDRMVPRRGPDSHKGTHGHVFVVAGARGFAGAAVLTARGAIRGGAGLVTIAMPSSLGAVPTTSLPEAMTLPLPETGAGALGAAAEAVIRDAAAAAGGTHTVVAIGPGLTTHSEAAAVVRRLVPSLACPLVADADALNALAEDASPLRDARGPVVITPHPGELARLMGSSVGEIQRDRVAAARSAASSFGAVTVLKGARTVVAAPDGRAGIIPSGNGAMATGGMGDVLTGVVAALLAQHLPPWEAAACAAYLHGLAGDLAAPGELGLLAHEVADAVPRALAAVRAGSIDDGIGYVG
- a CDS encoding NAD-dependent epimerase/dehydratase family protein, encoding MKILVTGGAGFIGSHVAETYRAAGHDVAVVDIVTGLDRTPPGIRCHRVDIARPELDAVFAGEHPDAVSHHAAQANVRRSLADPAADAATNVLGTLRVLEASVRHGVRQVVFSSTAGALYGDPRRLPVREDDPVLPTSPYGLHKYLGEQYMAYYRRIHGLNTTVLRYANVYGPRQDPSSEAGVVAIFSEAMLRGRRATIFGDGTQVRDFVYVGDVADANLRVLGRALQEPLHVGSGAGTSVNDLADRLRALTGSDAAPGYGAAIPGEVHRIFLDIGRIRETLGWEPRVSLEDGLRRTVEWFRARVPEGAPADRRTP